AAATAAAATCCAAGCACCCATGATCAACCATTTGACGTGTCCTTACATAAACTATTATCTTTTCTTCAGTCACAGAGTCATACCTTTCCACACTAAAGATgggtataatttttgtataatcaATCAAAGCATAACAAAATGTCAATCAATTCATATccataatcacatcaaagtcAAACCTAGGCAATCAAATCAACTATGGTATCCCTGCACTAAACAAATATCACGCAATATCAATAAACTTTAGCTACTGCTAAAATGTCCCCACTAAGTTATAGCCATCCATATATAGCACAATAAGAGTCTCAACTCTTCTTTTTAAGAATAAAGCAAAAGATGGAGATACAAACAAACACGTAGCACAAAGATCAATCAGAGAATATCCCTCATGAGAACTAATAATATAATACCTATGACTACTGCATCAGGTGCCTCATTATCCTATCTAGCCATAGCGAAGAATCTCGGTGGTCCACCCCCTATTTGAGTAACCTGCGCACCCTGTCAATTTTTTCCATAAGCCCCCTATGGAGCAGCTCTAATCGGCTGAGCTTGGGTTTGTGCTCCTGCAACATTTCTTTGCATCTGAGTAGTAGCTTGACTAGACCCAGAATCTCCCTTAGGACAAAACTTAGCAATATGTCTCTGCTCACCACAAGTATAGCAAGCCCTATTTGTTCCGTAACAACGACCACTGTGATTTCTACCATACTTGGAACACCACGGATGCTGACTTGACTGAGAAGAATTGTTACCCTTCCTTTTCATCTGTTGTTCTCCCTGTCTAGCTGAATAATTGTTCCTCAAAGACTATCCCACGGACTCTGACTGTGTAGGCCTAGACTACCCATACTAAAAACTACTATTGCCCCCATATTGACCACCACTAAATACACCTGAAATACATGCCCTTTTGTTTGCTCGATTAGTCCTTTCCATCTTATAATAGGACTCCGAACGAAGAGCAGTGTCAAAC
This genomic interval from Capsicum annuum cultivar UCD-10X-F1 unplaced genomic scaffold, UCD10Xv1.1 ctg27271, whole genome shotgun sequence contains the following:
- the LOC124890935 gene encoding uncharacterized protein LOC124890935 gives rise to the protein MQAQVQLNVGTSQAPQPIDLSIAAVGKPKNFNNFMDLKPPEYVPSLVANQREKVRRFMDGLEAHYSGPAIGDIRNGFYSEVFDTALRSESYYKMERTNRANKRASRQGEQQMKRKGNNSSQSSQHPWCSKYGRNHSGRCYGTNRACYTCGEQRHIAKFCPKGDSGSSQATTQMQRNVAGAQTQAQPIRAAP